Proteins encoded in a region of the Rutidosis leptorrhynchoides isolate AG116_Rl617_1_P2 chromosome 9, CSIRO_AGI_Rlap_v1, whole genome shotgun sequence genome:
- the LOC139867907 gene encoding uncharacterized protein: MGRTNSELIELRDTVRNLQLIEDKKDCWSWNLNSKGTYTVKDCSVLVDKVILPRAVNSIESLRNGLVPKNVRCPICDGDIETVEDILFSCQMAKDVWAKVLKWWGYNSALFGYEDIFNGTFGYVAHDHKRNQWQDVCWVVCYILWKNRNAKVFKNKLETVPSLFSEVQVLSYD, translated from the exons ATGGGACGAACGAATAGTGAACTAATTGAATTGCGAGATACTGTTCGGAACTTGCAGCTGATCGAAGATAAAAAAGACTGTTGGAGCTGGAATCTCAATTCGAAGGGTACATATACGGTCAAGGACTGTTCGGTTCTAGTGGACAAAGTCATCCTACCACGTGCAGTTAATTCAATTGAGTCGTTGCGAAATGGTTTGGTTCCAAAAAA CGTGAGATGTCCGATTTGTGATGGTGACATTGAGACGGTGGAAGATATACTTTTTTCTTGTCAAATGGCCAAAGACGTATGGGCGAAAGTCCTTAAATGGTGGGGGTATAATTCGGCTTTATTCGGGTATGAGGATATTTTTAATGGTACCTTTGGCTACGTAGCACATGATCACAAAAGGAACCAATGGCAAGATGTTTGTTGGGTGGTTTGCTACATTCTATGGAAGAATAGAAATGCAAAGGTGTTCAAGAATAAGCTCGAGACGGTCCCATCTTTATTTAGCGAGGTTCAAGTTCTTTCATACGATTAG